The Nocardioides sp. S5 genome includes a window with the following:
- the rpoZ gene encoding DNA-directed RNA polymerase subunit omega — MASPTIAAEGVTNPSIDDLLTKTDSKYKLVLYSAQRARQINAYYSQLGEGLLEYVGPLVDTHVQEKPLSIALREINDDLLTCEDIDPAAEAAAAEAAAAGDATE, encoded by the coding sequence GTGGCATCTCCCACCATCGCCGCCGAGGGCGTCACCAACCCCTCGATCGACGACCTGCTCACCAAGACCGACAGCAAGTACAAGCTGGTGCTCTACAGCGCCCAGCGCGCCCGCCAGATCAACGCCTACTACTCCCAGCTCGGCGAGGGCCTGCTGGAGTACGTCGGCCCGCTCGTCGACACCCACGTGCAGGAGAAGCCGCTCTCGATCGCGCTCCGCGAGATCAATGACGACCTCCTGACCTGCGAGGACATCGACCCCGCCGCTGAGGCCGCCGCCGCCGAGGCCGCTGCCGCCGGCGACGCCACGGAGTGA
- the mihF gene encoding integration host factor, actinobacterial type → MALPPLTPEQRQAALDKAAASRRERAEVKNRLKNSGGSILDVLKEGQTNEVIGKMRVVELLQSVPGLGRVRARQVMERLGIAESRRVRGLGVKQVAALEREFGPDAS, encoded by the coding sequence GTGGCCTTGCCCCCTCTGACGCCCGAGCAGCGCCAGGCAGCCCTGGACAAGGCTGCGGCCTCCCGACGCGAGCGGGCCGAGGTGAAGAACCGCCTGAAGAACTCCGGTGGCTCCATCCTCGACGTGCTCAAGGAGGGCCAGACCAACGAGGTCATCGGGAAGATGCGGGTGGTCGAGCTCCTGCAGTCGGTGCCCGGCCTGGGCCGGGTGCGGGCGCGACAGGTGATGGAGCGCCTCGGGATCGCCGAGAGCCGCCGCGTGCGCGGGCTCGGGGTCAAGCAGGTCGCCGCGCTCGAGCGCGAGTTCGGCCCCGACGCGTCGTGA
- the gmk gene encoding guanylate kinase: MTEAAPATPTRRSRLIVLAGPTAVGKGTVAAAVRETHPEVWLSVSATTRPPRPGEENGVHYWFVSDEEFDAMIEKGDLLEWAVVHKAARYGTPRGPVDLALASGQPAMLEIDLQGARQVRETMPEALFVFLKPPSWDELVRRLVGRGTETEAERERRLETARAELAAESEFDVTIVNHEVHAAADELVALMVGPDPHRPI; the protein is encoded by the coding sequence GTGACCGAAGCAGCTCCCGCCACCCCCACCCGTCGTTCGCGCCTGATCGTCCTGGCCGGTCCCACCGCCGTCGGCAAGGGCACCGTCGCCGCCGCCGTGCGCGAGACCCACCCCGAGGTCTGGCTGTCGGTCTCCGCCACCACACGCCCGCCGCGCCCCGGCGAGGAGAACGGCGTCCACTACTGGTTCGTCTCCGACGAGGAGTTCGACGCCATGATCGAGAAGGGCGACCTGCTGGAGTGGGCGGTGGTCCACAAGGCCGCGCGCTACGGCACGCCCCGTGGTCCGGTCGACCTCGCCCTGGCCTCCGGCCAGCCCGCCATGCTTGAGATCGACCTGCAGGGCGCGCGCCAGGTGCGCGAGACGATGCCCGAGGCGCTCTTCGTCTTCCTCAAGCCGCCGTCGTGGGACGAGCTCGTACGCCGTCTCGTCGGCCGCGGCACCGAGACCGAGGCGGAGCGCGAGCGCCGTCTGGAGACCGCGCGTGCCGAGCTGGCCGCCGAGAGCGAGTTCGACGTGACCATCGTGAACCACGAAGTTCACGCTGCTGCCGACGAGTTGGTAGCCTTGATGGTTGGACCCGATCCGCACCGCCCGATCTGA